A DNA window from Hordeum vulgare subsp. vulgare chromosome 1H, MorexV3_pseudomolecules_assembly, whole genome shotgun sequence contains the following coding sequences:
- the LOC123409871 gene encoding zinc finger MYM-type protein 1-like isoform X2 has translation MKKSMDLKTLWDRASKKSKVASTSTPKPAPIIVESRSRNQGNPSPSDGLQVVPDDDKSGDDESIASNAKQLQAEAEALYLSHLTTSVHCLRFILQQGLPVHGHLENEGNAGNFLELVDWLAENIEGVKRVDLKDAPRSSELLDQKAQEQVINACAKETTRLIIEDLGDGYFSVLVYESRDVEQQEQLAICLRYVGTKGMAVERLLGIVGVEDTTPLTIKTTIQNLLTSHSLSFSRVRGLGYDAACAMKGYDNRLKKLIVDEAPSAYYVHCFAHQLQIRMLGVAQAEYIIETFELEETEAEYGLDRESLGTPCDTPRGSRYENVMHVISLYPAIWEILCMIGDEHSGIKSLRAQQVSYAFETFEFVFIAHLLQTIFEYTDDLCSALQKRDQDIVNAIDLVSVTKKRLQLLQEDGEWERFLQKVTSFCVKHDIELVDMHGLYDPVGRSPKFYEKATNLHYYHVDMFLDVIGSQLRELDGMFDEVNTELLICMAAFNPVNSFAAYDEEKLVKLANFYPEDFSQCELLHLPFQLSNFVDDLRLDERFREVKTLAELSIKLVETRKDRVYNIVYRLLRLALILPVGTASDERDLSSVNYVNNKAENKLSEQCANDCLVTCLERETFGQVKDDAIISRFRAVNNR, from the exons ATGAAGAAGAGCATGGACTTGAAAACGTTGTGGGACAGAGCTTCCAAGAAAAGCAAGGTTGCCTCCACCTCAACGCCAAAACCCGCACCGATTATAGTTGAAAGCCGGTCTCGGAACCAAGGCAACCCTTCCCCATCAGACGGGCTGCAGGTGGTACCGGACGATGATAAATCTGGTGACGACGAGTCCATTGCCTCAAACGCTAAGCAGTTGCAGGCCGAGGCCGAGGCTTTATATCTGTCCCATTTGACCACTTCTGTCCACTGCCTGAGGTTCATCTTACAGCAAGGCTTGCCAGTCCATGGACATCTTGAAAATGAAGGTAATGCAGGGAATTTTCTTGAGCTTGTGGATTGGCTGGCGGAAAATATTGAAGGAGTTAAAAGGGTGGATCTGAAGGATGCTCCAAGAAGCAGCGAGCTGTTGGACCAAAAGGCACAGGAGCAGGTCATCAACGCTTGTGCCAAAGAAACGACTAGGCTCATCATCGAAGATCTTGGTGATGGTTATTTCTCGGTGCTTGTTTATGAATCTCGCGATGTGGAACAACAGGAACAATTGGCCATTTGCCTGCGCTATGTTGGTACAAAAGGAATGGCAGTGGAAAGGCTCCTCGGTATCGTCGGAGTTGAAGACACTACCCCTTTGACAATTAAAACAACAATTCAGAATCTGCTTACGTCACACTCTCTGAGCTTTTCTAGGGTCCGTGGGCTGGGATATGATGCGGCTTGTGCCATGAAGGGTTATGATAATCGTCTGAAGAAACTAATTGTGGACGAGGCCCCTTCTGCTTATTATGTTCATTGCTTTGCCCATCAACTTCAG ATACGAATGCTTGGAGTAGCTCAAGCTGAGTATATCATCGAAACATTTGAATTGGAAGAAACTGAAGCTGAATATGGTCTTGATCGAGAGAGCCTGGGAACGCCTTGTGATACTCCTCGAGGATCTCGCTATGAAAATGTGATGCATGTTATCTCTTTATATCCTGCAATTTGGGAAATTCTCTGTATGATTGGGGATGAGCACAGTGGCATAAAATCACTACGAGCTCAACAGGTGTCTTATGCATTCGAGACATTTGAGTTTGTCTTTATAGCACACTTGCTGCAAACCATATTTGAGTATACGGATGACTTATGCAGTGCTTTACAAAAGAGGGATCAAGATATTGTTAATGCCATCGATCTTGTTAGCGTGACAAAGAAACGGTTGCAGTTACTGCAGGAAGATGGTGAATGGGAAAGGTTTCTTCAGAAGGTCACCTCTTTTTGTGTGAAACATGACATCGAACTTGTGGACATGCATGGTTTGTATGACCCGGTCGGGAGATCTCCAAAGTTCTACGAAAAGGCCACGAATCTTCATTACTACCACGTTGATATGTTTTTGGATGTCATTGGTAGTCAACTTCGAGAACTTGATGGCATGTTTGATGAGGTCAACACGGAGTTACTGATTTGCATGGCAGCATTCAATCCCGTCAACTCATTTGCTGCTTATGATGAGGAAAAGCTGGTTAAGCTTGCCAACTTTTATCCCGAGGATTTTTCACAGTGTGAGTTGTTGCATCTTCCCTTCCAACTTTCAAACTTCGTTGATGATCTGCGTCTAGACGAAAGGTTTAGAGAAGTGAAGACTCTTGCGGAGCTTTCTATCAAGCTTGTTGAAACAAGGAAGGACCGTGTTTACAACATTGTCTACAGGCTTCTCAGGTTGGCGCTAATCCTTCCTGTAGGGACCGCCAGTGATGAGAGGGACCTATCTTCAGTGAATTACGTGAACAATAAGGCGGAGAACAAGCTGTCGGAGCAATGCGCGAATGATTGCTTGGTTACATGTCTTGAGCGAGAAACCTTTGGGCAAGTGAAGGACGATGCCATCATATCTCGCTTCCGAGCTGTGAATAACCGCTAG
- the LOC123409871 gene encoding zinc finger MYM-type protein 1-like isoform X1, with product MKKSMDLKTLWDRASKKSKVASTSTPKPAPIIVESRSRNQGNPSPSDGLQVVPDDDKSGDDESIASNAKQLQAEAEALYLSHLTTSVHCLRFILQQGLPVHGHLENEGNAGNFLELVDWLAENIEGVKRVDLKDAPRSSELLDQKAQEQVINACAKETTRLIIEDLGDGYFSVLVYESRDVEQQEQLAICLRYVGTKGMAVERLLGIVGVEDTTPLTIKTTIQNLLTSHSLSFSRVRGLGYDAACAMKGYDNRLKKLIVDEAPSAYYVHCFAHQLQVNMVAVAKQNVHGGWFFYHLQYLMDFLVMCCEKIRMLGVAQAEYIIETFELEETEAEYGLDRESLGTPCDTPRGSRYENVMHVISLYPAIWEILCMIGDEHSGIKSLRAQQVSYAFETFEFVFIAHLLQTIFEYTDDLCSALQKRDQDIVNAIDLVSVTKKRLQLLQEDGEWERFLQKVTSFCVKHDIELVDMHGLYDPVGRSPKFYEKATNLHYYHVDMFLDVIGSQLRELDGMFDEVNTELLICMAAFNPVNSFAAYDEEKLVKLANFYPEDFSQCELLHLPFQLSNFVDDLRLDERFREVKTLAELSIKLVETRKDRVYNIVYRLLRLALILPVGTASDERDLSSVNYVNNKAENKLSEQCANDCLVTCLERETFGQVKDDAIISRFRAVNNR from the coding sequence ATGAAGAAGAGCATGGACTTGAAAACGTTGTGGGACAGAGCTTCCAAGAAAAGCAAGGTTGCCTCCACCTCAACGCCAAAACCCGCACCGATTATAGTTGAAAGCCGGTCTCGGAACCAAGGCAACCCTTCCCCATCAGACGGGCTGCAGGTGGTACCGGACGATGATAAATCTGGTGACGACGAGTCCATTGCCTCAAACGCTAAGCAGTTGCAGGCCGAGGCCGAGGCTTTATATCTGTCCCATTTGACCACTTCTGTCCACTGCCTGAGGTTCATCTTACAGCAAGGCTTGCCAGTCCATGGACATCTTGAAAATGAAGGTAATGCAGGGAATTTTCTTGAGCTTGTGGATTGGCTGGCGGAAAATATTGAAGGAGTTAAAAGGGTGGATCTGAAGGATGCTCCAAGAAGCAGCGAGCTGTTGGACCAAAAGGCACAGGAGCAGGTCATCAACGCTTGTGCCAAAGAAACGACTAGGCTCATCATCGAAGATCTTGGTGATGGTTATTTCTCGGTGCTTGTTTATGAATCTCGCGATGTGGAACAACAGGAACAATTGGCCATTTGCCTGCGCTATGTTGGTACAAAAGGAATGGCAGTGGAAAGGCTCCTCGGTATCGTCGGAGTTGAAGACACTACCCCTTTGACAATTAAAACAACAATTCAGAATCTGCTTACGTCACACTCTCTGAGCTTTTCTAGGGTCCGTGGGCTGGGATATGATGCGGCTTGTGCCATGAAGGGTTATGATAATCGTCTGAAGAAACTAATTGTGGACGAGGCCCCTTCTGCTTATTATGTTCATTGCTTTGCCCATCAACTTCAGGTAAATATGGTTGCTGTTGCTAAGCAGAATGTTCACGGTGGTTGGTTCTTTTATCACCTTCAATATTTGATGGATTTTCTTGTGATGTGCTGCGAAAAGATACGAATGCTTGGAGTAGCTCAAGCTGAGTATATCATCGAAACATTTGAATTGGAAGAAACTGAAGCTGAATATGGTCTTGATCGAGAGAGCCTGGGAACGCCTTGTGATACTCCTCGAGGATCTCGCTATGAAAATGTGATGCATGTTATCTCTTTATATCCTGCAATTTGGGAAATTCTCTGTATGATTGGGGATGAGCACAGTGGCATAAAATCACTACGAGCTCAACAGGTGTCTTATGCATTCGAGACATTTGAGTTTGTCTTTATAGCACACTTGCTGCAAACCATATTTGAGTATACGGATGACTTATGCAGTGCTTTACAAAAGAGGGATCAAGATATTGTTAATGCCATCGATCTTGTTAGCGTGACAAAGAAACGGTTGCAGTTACTGCAGGAAGATGGTGAATGGGAAAGGTTTCTTCAGAAGGTCACCTCTTTTTGTGTGAAACATGACATCGAACTTGTGGACATGCATGGTTTGTATGACCCGGTCGGGAGATCTCCAAAGTTCTACGAAAAGGCCACGAATCTTCATTACTACCACGTTGATATGTTTTTGGATGTCATTGGTAGTCAACTTCGAGAACTTGATGGCATGTTTGATGAGGTCAACACGGAGTTACTGATTTGCATGGCAGCATTCAATCCCGTCAACTCATTTGCTGCTTATGATGAGGAAAAGCTGGTTAAGCTTGCCAACTTTTATCCCGAGGATTTTTCACAGTGTGAGTTGTTGCATCTTCCCTTCCAACTTTCAAACTTCGTTGATGATCTGCGTCTAGACGAAAGGTTTAGAGAAGTGAAGACTCTTGCGGAGCTTTCTATCAAGCTTGTTGAAACAAGGAAGGACCGTGTTTACAACATTGTCTACAGGCTTCTCAGGTTGGCGCTAATCCTTCCTGTAGGGACCGCCAGTGATGAGAGGGACCTATCTTCAGTGAATTACGTGAACAATAAGGCGGAGAACAAGCTGTCGGAGCAATGCGCGAATGATTGCTTGGTTACATGTCTTGAGCGAGAAACCTTTGGGCAAGTGAAGGACGATGCCATCATATCTCGCTTCCGAGCTGTGAATAACCGCTAG